One stretch of Pseudoalteromonas shioyasakiensis DNA includes these proteins:
- a CDS encoding lipoprotein-releasing ABC transporter permease subunit — translation MLLSAFISKRFRAHSGQKDGQNGFVSFIAKASTIGILLGVAVLIVALSVINGFEQQLVHRLLSVVPQVEYVAPNKPINNWQSKIALLRSQTGVTGAAPFISVNGMAQYKSELKAVEVRGVSPEFENQVSALNQFTEGRLVSQLQQEDVLLGQQIVNRLGLKIGDPVTLLIPQINQQSNTLLAPKRVSLNLAGIIKMGGPIDETAAFIRLDKAQNVLSFNENQVTGLRLQVADVFAAHQTAMRVGQVIPDYVYVSSWFRTQGSLYQDIQMVRTIVYIVVFLIIAVASFNIVSSLVMEVREKQANIAILKTMGAQDSTILATFVMQGFTQALIGVILGTIIGVMLALNISELFTWVSNLFGDNPLQGVYFIEFLPSKLVWQDIVITVIVTFVLAILATLYPAWQATRVDPAKVLGN, via the coding sequence ATGTTGCTTAGTGCCTTTATTTCAAAACGATTCCGCGCTCATAGCGGACAAAAAGACGGACAAAATGGCTTTGTTAGCTTTATAGCTAAAGCTTCGACGATTGGCATACTTTTAGGAGTAGCCGTCTTAATTGTTGCTCTTTCAGTTATTAATGGCTTTGAGCAGCAATTAGTGCATCGGCTTTTATCTGTTGTACCACAGGTTGAATATGTCGCGCCAAATAAACCAATCAATAACTGGCAATCAAAAATTGCGCTACTTCGCTCTCAAACCGGTGTAACAGGTGCTGCACCCTTTATTAGTGTTAATGGTATGGCGCAATATAAAAGTGAGTTAAAAGCGGTTGAAGTGCGCGGTGTTAGCCCTGAATTTGAAAATCAGGTGTCGGCATTAAACCAATTTACAGAAGGGCGCTTAGTTAGCCAGTTACAACAAGAAGATGTGCTTTTAGGACAACAAATAGTAAACCGATTAGGTCTTAAAATTGGCGATCCAGTTACCTTATTAATCCCACAGATAAACCAGCAAAGTAACACTTTACTGGCTCCAAAACGCGTGAGCTTGAATCTGGCTGGTATTATTAAAATGGGAGGTCCAATAGATGAAACCGCGGCTTTTATTCGTCTAGACAAAGCGCAAAATGTGCTGAGCTTTAATGAAAACCAAGTAACCGGCTTACGATTACAAGTGGCCGATGTGTTCGCCGCCCATCAAACAGCGATGCGTGTTGGGCAAGTTATTCCAGATTATGTTTATGTCTCTAGTTGGTTTCGAACGCAGGGGAGCTTATATCAAGATATTCAAATGGTTCGTACCATTGTGTATATCGTGGTGTTTTTAATAATTGCGGTAGCGAGTTTCAATATTGTTTCGTCTCTAGTGATGGAAGTACGTGAGAAACAGGCAAATATTGCGATTTTAAAAACCATGGGCGCACAAGATAGTACCATTTTAGCGACCTTTGTTATGCAAGGTTTTACACAAGCCTTAATAGGTGTGATTTTGGGCACGATTATCGGTGTGATGCTAGCATTAAATATTAGTGAACTGTTCACTTGGGTAAGTAACTTATTTGGTGATAACCCGTTACAAGGTGTGTATTTTATCGAGTTTTTACCAAGCAAATTAGTATGGCAAGATATCGTTATCACCGTGATTGTCACCTTTGTCCTCGCAATTTTGGCAACACTTTACCCAGCGTGGCAAGCAACCCGGGTAGACCCTGCAAAAGTACTTGGTAACTAA
- the lolD gene encoding lipoprotein-releasing ABC transporter ATP-binding protein LolD, with translation MSDLVINCQQLNKVYQDGDNEVAVLKGVDLTLKQGEMLAVVGSSGSGKSTLLHILGTLDNESSGKVEIKGQQVSKLNRKQQASFRNENLGFIYQFHHLLMEFTAIENVAMPLLIKGLSAVDATEKAHNMLDKVGLSHRSEHKPSALSGGERQRVAIARALVTEPALVLADEPTGNLDKQNAIKIYDLIKELNTSLKTSFVVVTHDLELADKLGKIAYLDDGKLAIKESQHVA, from the coding sequence ATGAGTGATTTAGTTATCAATTGTCAGCAGCTGAACAAAGTTTATCAAGATGGCGATAACGAGGTTGCGGTATTAAAAGGGGTTGATTTAACACTTAAACAAGGCGAAATGTTAGCTGTTGTAGGTAGCTCTGGCTCAGGCAAAAGTACTTTATTGCATATATTAGGCACCTTGGATAACGAAAGTTCAGGCAAGGTTGAAATTAAAGGTCAGCAGGTTTCTAAATTAAATCGAAAACAACAAGCCAGTTTCCGGAATGAAAATTTAGGCTTTATTTATCAATTCCATCATCTATTAATGGAATTTACTGCGATTGAAAATGTTGCTATGCCACTCTTAATTAAAGGTTTAAGTGCAGTCGATGCAACGGAAAAAGCGCATAACATGCTAGATAAAGTAGGCTTGTCTCATCGCAGCGAACATAAACCATCGGCTTTATCAGGTGGTGAGAGGCAGCGGGTTGCAATCGCACGTGCATTAGTAACAGAGCCTGCTTTGGTGCTTGCCGATGAACCAACGGGTAACCTAGATAAACAAAACGCTATTAAGATTTACGACTTAATTAAAGAGTTAAATACCAGCTTAAAAACCAGTTTTGTAGTGGTAACTCATGATTTAGAGCTTGCAGATAAACTCGGCAAAATTGCTTATTTAGATGATGGTAAGCTTGCAATTAAAGAGTCTCAGCATGTTGCTTAG